A genome region from Desulfatiglans sp. includes the following:
- a CDS encoding FAD-dependent oxidoreductase → MKLQKEKGITRRDFFKNTTITGAAIAAGAGGMLLPVSVSSAQQAAITGKTIKEAARETKVCRTADVVVVGGGPGGIGAAVAAARSGADTVLIERYEHLGGMGTGGLVTIIPNLSDFSGKQQIAGITQEWIDRLDRREAADYPKKEHWGSDDKKLVAYYQNRSFFNIREQRVIYSAHIDAEISKCILQDMVEEAGVKTYLHAWGTEPIMEGNRARGVIFESKSGRQAVLAKVVIDATGDGDLLPYAGADFKMDIERTMRIANLSFSYWIDNVDLKKYDDYKASHTKELTDHMREVRKAGGHGGFLTSNLKNQEHVVWCFPRYANTSQVDVDELTRVEFKGRKDMLITHDYFKKHIPGFEKSFIVLSNPQLGTRGARRVTGDYVVSEKDMNTETPFTDTVAVFPDVDRGKDSIKYPVTYMPYRCMIPAKVDNMLVACRAFASEMIVNEYFNLIPHCIALGEAAGVAAAQAIAGNTDLRKIDIKALQATLKKRGVILPG, encoded by the coding sequence ATGAAATTGCAAAAAGAAAAGGGCATAACACGGCGTGATTTTTTCAAAAATACTACTATTACAGGCGCAGCCATTGCTGCCGGGGCAGGAGGCATGCTGCTTCCTGTATCAGTCAGTTCAGCCCAGCAGGCCGCGATTACAGGAAAGACAATCAAGGAGGCAGCCCGTGAGACAAAGGTATGCCGAACAGCCGATGTTGTGGTTGTAGGCGGAGGCCCCGGTGGTATAGGCGCGGCCGTAGCAGCGGCCAGGAGCGGCGCAGATACTGTCCTTATAGAAAGATACGAGCACCTTGGCGGTATGGGCACAGGTGGTCTTGTTACCATTATCCCCAACCTGAGCGACTTCAGCGGTAAACAGCAGATAGCAGGCATTACCCAGGAGTGGATAGACCGGCTCGACCGCAGGGAGGCGGCTGATTACCCGAAAAAAGAGCACTGGGGTTCGGATGATAAAAAGCTTGTGGCATATTACCAGAACCGCTCCTTTTTTAATATACGTGAGCAGAGGGTAATATACTCGGCTCATATTGATGCCGAGATATCAAAATGCATTTTACAGGATATGGTTGAAGAGGCAGGGGTAAAGACATACCTCCATGCATGGGGAACAGAGCCCATAATGGAGGGCAACAGGGCCAGGGGTGTCATCTTTGAGAGCAAGTCAGGAAGACAGGCAGTGCTTGCAAAGGTTGTAATAGACGCCACAGGCGATGGTGACCTTCTGCCATATGCAGGGGCCGATTTCAAGATGGATATAGAACGCACAATGAGGATTGCCAACCTCTCATTTTCATACTGGATAGATAATGTTGACCTTAAAAAATATGACGATTACAAAGCGTCACACACTAAAGAGTTGACAGATCACATGCGCGAGGTCAGAAAGGCTGGAGGGCACGGGGGATTCCTCACAAGCAACCTGAAAAACCAGGAGCATGTTGTATGGTGTTTCCCGCGCTATGCAAACACAAGCCAGGTGGATGTGGATGAGCTTACCCGTGTTGAGTTTAAAGGCCGTAAGGATATGCTGATAACTCACGATTATTTCAAGAAGCATATCCCCGGTTTTGAGAAGAGCTTCATTGTGCTCTCAAACCCCCAGCTCGGCACCCGCGGCGCAAGACGCGTTACAGGAGATTATGTAGTGAGTGAAAAGGACATGAATACAGAGACCCCCTTCACAGATACTGTTGCAGTATTCCCTGATGTGGATCGCGGCAAGGATTCTATAAAATACCCGGTAACATACATGCCCTACCGCTGCATGATACCGGCAAAGGTGGACAATATGCTGGTTGCATGCAGGGCATTTGCATCTGAGATGATTGTAAATGAATATTTTAACCTTATACCCCATTGTATTGCCCTTGGCGAGGCAGCAGGGGTAGCAGCGGCACAGGCAATAGCGGGCAATACAGACTTAAGAAAGATTGATATAAAGGCATTGCAGGCAACCCTTAAAAAGAGGGGCGTAATCCTTCCTGGATAG
- a CDS encoding FAD-dependent oxidoreductase, translated as MKSSKGIGLTRRDFFKNTTITGAAIAAGAGGILLPVSASSAQQASITGKTIKEAARETKVCRTADVVVVGGGPGGIGAALSAARNGADTVLIERYEHLGGMGTGGLVTIIPAMTDITGKQVIAGITQEWIERLDKRDGADYPKKEHWGSTDKKLVEYYNNRSFFYATGNRVGYSAHIDAEISKCLFQDMMEEAKIKTYLHSWGTEPIMEGNRARGVIFESKSGRQAVLAKVVIDSTGDGDLLPYAGAEFETHIERTMRIANLSFSYWIDNVDLKKYEEYKKSNAKELSAKLGELKKLGGKAGFLTSNLKNQENVVWCFPRYANTCQYDVEELTRVEFLGRKEMLITHDFYKKHIPGFEKSFIVLTNMQLGTRGGRRVVGDYVVKKEDMNAKTPFNDTIAIFPNLDDKNPLMYMPYRCLIPRNVDNMLVACRAFSSDAVINDAFNLIHHCVCLGEAAGAAAAQAINSGIDVRKVDIKALQATLKKQGVVLPG; from the coding sequence ATGAAATCGTCAAAAGGTATCGGCTTAACACGACGTGATTTTTTCAAAAATACTACTATCACAGGAGCAGCCATTGCTGCCGGGGCAGGAGGCATTCTGCTTCCTGTATCAGCCAGTTCAGCCCAGCAGGCCTCGATAACAGGTAAGACGATCAAAGAGGCTGCCCGTGAGACAAAGGTTTGCCGCACAGCGGATGTTGTGGTTGTTGGCGGAGGACCAGGCGGTATAGGTGCGGCCTTGTCAGCAGCAAGGAACGGGGCTGATACAGTTCTTATTGAAAGGTATGAACACCTTGGCGGCATGGGGACAGGGGGCCTTGTTACCATTATCCCGGCCATGACCGATATTACCGGTAAACAGGTGATAGCAGGAATCACCCAGGAATGGATAGAGAGGCTGGATAAAAGGGATGGGGCAGATTACCCCAAGAAGGAGCACTGGGGTTCAACCGATAAAAAGCTTGTTGAATATTACAATAACCGCTCCTTTTTTTATGCGACAGGTAACAGGGTCGGCTATTCCGCACACATCGATGCAGAGATATCAAAGTGCCTGTTTCAGGACATGATGGAAGAGGCTAAAATAAAGACCTATCTCCACTCCTGGGGGACAGAGCCCATAATGGAGGGCAACAGGGCCAGGGGGGTAATCTTTGAGAGCAAGTCAGGCAGGCAGGCGGTGCTTGCAAAGGTTGTCATTGACTCCACAGGCGATGGTGACCTACTGCCTTATGCCGGTGCAGAGTTTGAAACCCATATCGAGCGCACCATGAGGATAGCAAACCTCTCCTTTTCATACTGGATAGATAATGTTGATCTTAAAAAATATGAGGAATATAAAAAATCAAATGCAAAGGAACTCTCTGCCAAACTGGGTGAGCTGAAAAAACTCGGCGGGAAAGCCGGTTTTCTTACAAGCAACCTGAAAAACCAGGAGAATGTTGTCTGGTGCTTTCCCCGCTACGCAAATACATGTCAGTATGATGTAGAGGAGCTTACACGGGTAGAGTTTTTAGGCCGTAAAGAGATGCTCATAACACATGATTTTTACAAAAAACATATTCCAGGTTTTGAAAAGAGCTTCATAGTTCTGACAAATATGCAGCTCGGTACAAGAGGAGGCAGGCGGGTTGTTGGAGATTATGTTGTAAAAAAAGAGGATATGAATGCAAAAACCCCATTTAATGACACCATTGCCATATTCCCCAACCTGGATGATAAAAATCCCTTAATGTATATGCCCTATCGCTGCCTGATACCGCGCAATGTTGATAATATGCTTGTTGCATGCAGGGCCTTTTCATCAGACGCTGTTATCAATGATGCATTCAATCTAATTCACCATTGTGTCTGCCTTGGAGAGGCTGCAGGGGCAGCGGCGGCACAGGCGATTAATTCTGGCATTGATGTGAGAAAGGTTGATATCAAGGCATTACAGGCAACGTTAAAGAAACAGGGGGTGGTACTTCCAGGTTAG
- a CDS encoding carboxylesterase family protein, giving the protein MFFITFACDSTPDKNQVKKSSAPEIKEAPPVTTKVEVTGGTIEGIEEDGILTYKGIPFAAPPIGDLRWKAPAPVRPWSGIKKTDVFCDACMQTANAMGNTSPVSEDCLYINVWTPAKKTDEKLPVIYWVHGGGYSGGSTSTPMYDGMGFARKGVVMVSVAYRLGPFGFLAHPELSIESGNGSGSYGMLDMVEGLKWVKDNIANFGGDPGNVTIFGHSAGGAAISLLAATPLTKGLFHRAICMSGGSFTPLMTENQAGIGLGLPALKLAESNGEQFLKELGAADIKAARALSADDIQNKLSGGMGGMRFRPVADGYVISNDLYSLYMAGNFNDTPVLLGHTSNEMGSFGGNQELTKADFEKQIKEQYGPQAELILSAYPHATDAEATRASRDIRNDSSFSWNTWAWSRLQTQKGKNSAYQYYFDYNPGPPDTGSGHGSDVPYAFQTLGGVETTPEDDLELSDMISSYWANFAKTGNPNGQGLPEWPAFTETDQKVMVFDATPGARHVPNMERLKVIDTYFSGLREKSK; this is encoded by the coding sequence ATGTTTTTCATAACCTTTGCATGCGATTCAACACCTGATAAAAATCAGGTTAAGAAAAGCAGTGCGCCAGAGATAAAGGAGGCGCCTCCTGTAACAACAAAGGTTGAGGTAACAGGTGGAACAATTGAAGGGATAGAAGAGGATGGGATATTGACCTATAAAGGTATCCCCTTTGCCGCGCCGCCTATAGGAGATTTGCGCTGGAAGGCCCCTGCACCTGTGCGGCCATGGAGCGGCATAAAAAAAACCGATGTCTTCTGCGACGCATGTATGCAGACGGCAAACGCCATGGGTAATACCTCACCTGTCAGCGAAGACTGCCTTTACATTAACGTGTGGACCCCGGCAAAAAAAACAGATGAAAAACTGCCGGTTATCTACTGGGTGCATGGCGGCGGTTACAGCGGTGGCTCTACAAGCACACCCATGTATGATGGAATGGGTTTTGCCAGAAAGGGGGTTGTAATGGTGAGTGTCGCCTACAGGCTGGGGCCATTCGGTTTTCTTGCACACCCCGAATTAAGCATAGAGAGCGGTAATGGGTCAGGCAGCTATGGGATGCTTGACATGGTTGAAGGATTAAAATGGGTAAAGGATAATATTGCAAATTTCGGTGGAGACCCGGGGAATGTAACCATATTCGGCCATTCTGCCGGAGGCGCAGCCATAAGCCTGCTCGCAGCCACCCCCCTTACAAAGGGACTTTTTCACAGGGCCATCTGCATGAGCGGGGGGTCATTTACGCCCCTTATGACAGAGAATCAGGCAGGTATTGGCCTGGGGCTGCCTGCACTTAAACTTGCAGAATCAAACGGCGAACAGTTTTTAAAGGAGCTGGGTGCAGCAGACATTAAAGCGGCCCGTGCATTAAGCGCAGATGATATACAGAATAAACTTTCAGGCGGGATGGGTGGTATGAGGTTCAGGCCGGTGGCAGACGGTTATGTCATATCGAATGACCTTTACTCACTGTACATGGCAGGTAACTTTAATGACACACCGGTATTACTGGGGCACACATCCAATGAAATGGGCTCATTCGGCGGAAACCAGGAATTAACCAAGGCAGATTTTGAGAAGCAGATCAAGGAGCAGTATGGCCCGCAGGCAGAATTGATATTAAGCGCATACCCCCACGCAACAGATGCTGAGGCAACAAGGGCATCAAGGGATATCAGGAACGACAGCTCCTTCTCATGGAATACCTGGGCATGGTCACGCCTTCAGACACAGAAGGGTAAAAACAGTGCCTACCAGTATTATTTTGACTACAACCCCGGTCCACCTGATACAGGATCAGGGCATGGAAGCGACGTACCATATGCATTCCAGACATTGGGTGGAGTAGAAACAACACCTGAAGATGATCTGGAACTCTCTGACATGATAAGCAGCTACTGGGCTAACTTTGCAAAAACCGGTAATCCTAACGGCCAGGGTCTGCCTGAATGGCCTGCTTTTACAGAGACTGATCAAAAGGTAATGGTATTTGATGCAACTCCAGGGGCAAGGCATGTTCCTAATATGGAGAGATTGAAGGTAATTGATACATATTTTTCAGGGTTGAGGGAAAAGAGTAAATAA
- a CDS encoding NADH:flavin oxidoreductase, translating to MSEIFKPLQINRMIIKNRFVRSATVDNLGENQVVTEAQLNFYRELARGEVGLIVSSGLFPGLDGWAAPGQLGIHTDEMIPSLKKITDTVHANGGKIVAQLMHAGWFGNPDLCGFQTVGPSETVNPANNLKVRELSSDEVEQKVDEFVKAGARAAEAGFDGVQIHAAHGWLVSAFLSPVTNRRSDKWGGSPSNRARFVIKITEGLRKATGADFPILIKLGIKEYHPEGKSAQEGINSAKMFIDAGMDAIEVSEGVEETPFNHIRPNRMDPYYAEECKGAREAISKPLILVGGMRNLSDMEKVLDDGIADAISMCRPFIMDQHIVKKFREGSSKRSLCTSCNKCIPTMLERNLHCTFNKGLINF from the coding sequence ATGTCAGAGATATTTAAACCGTTACAGATAAACAGGATGATAATAAAGAATCGTTTTGTCCGGTCAGCAACAGTAGACAACCTTGGTGAAAACCAGGTTGTAACCGAGGCGCAGCTCAATTTTTACAGGGAACTTGCAAGGGGTGAGGTCGGGCTCATTGTTTCAAGCGGGCTCTTCCCCGGCCTTGACGGCTGGGCTGCCCCTGGTCAACTGGGGATCCATACTGATGAAATGATCCCCTCCCTTAAGAAGATAACAGACACTGTCCATGCCAATGGCGGAAAGATAGTCGCACAGCTTATGCATGCAGGCTGGTTCGGGAACCCTGACCTGTGCGGATTCCAGACGGTTGGCCCCTCAGAGACAGTCAATCCTGCAAACAATCTCAAGGTGAGAGAATTATCCTCCGATGAAGTTGAACAAAAGGTGGATGAATTCGTAAAGGCGGGAGCAAGGGCAGCCGAGGCTGGCTTTGACGGTGTGCAGATCCATGCTGCTCATGGCTGGCTTGTAAGCGCATTTCTCTCTCCTGTTACAAACAGGAGGAGTGATAAATGGGGCGGGTCACCTTCAAACAGGGCAAGGTTTGTAATAAAGATTACTGAAGGGCTGCGAAAGGCTACAGGGGCTGATTTTCCAATACTGATAAAGCTTGGGATAAAGGAATACCACCCTGAGGGCAAGAGCGCACAAGAGGGGATAAATTCAGCAAAAATGTTCATTGATGCAGGAATGGATGCAATAGAGGTGAGCGAGGGTGTCGAAGAGACCCCCTTTAACCATATCAGGCCGAACAGGATGGACCCCTATTATGCTGAGGAATGTAAAGGGGCAAGAGAGGCCATATCTAAGCCCTTAATACTGGTCGGCGGAATGAGAAACCTTTCTGATATGGAAAAGGTATTAGATGATGGGATAGCGGATGCCATATCAATGTGCAGGCCATTTATTATGGATCAGCATATTGTAAAGAAGTTCAGAGAAGGTTCATCAAAGAGATCTTTATGTACCTCCTGCAACAAATGTATACCAACAATGCTGGAGAGAAACCTGCATTGCACCTTTAATAAAGGATTGATTAATTTTTAA
- a CDS encoding carboxylesterase family protein → MLRRVMVENGLVEGLPAADPRITSFKGIPFAAPPVGTNRWRAPQPAKDWEGVLYAYKFAPISMQHIPGEDPEIIYTREWNVDTSIEMDEDSLHLNVWTPAKKADEKLPVFVWYFGGGLQEGNTAEMEFDGERIARRGIVVVTINYRLNAFGFLCHPEITAENPDAPANFGFLDQQCGTRWVKRNIAAFGGDPDNITIGGQSAGGGSVMAQVTSPTNKGLFQKAIVDSGLAMTAYPGNLFHKEKNLIEAEQAGVEFFKFIGVSTLQEARKLDTVSLRDKMVEYKSFWGPVIDDKFYVGDANERFMANRCELVPMMFGHTATEFPDRPLVKTVDEFVAFAREAYGSDADEFLNLCKSDTGSISEMLYRATVSHLEYSIRLIGKAKKRTGDKTPIYYWVFNAGIPGWDNPGAFHSVDLWFFFETLAKCWRPFVGMHYDLARKMCNYWANFIRTGDPNGKDADGSDMPFWKPFTEEDPNRICFYDEVCVDNRGPDELMKFLMRQYLKKHKQC, encoded by the coding sequence ATGCTAAGAAGAGTCATGGTTGAAAATGGTCTGGTCGAGGGTTTGCCTGCGGCTGATCCGCGTATCACATCCTTTAAGGGTATCCCCTTTGCTGCGCCGCCCGTTGGCACAAACCGCTGGAGGGCGCCTCAACCTGCAAAGGACTGGGAAGGGGTTCTCTATGCATACAAATTTGCGCCTATCTCCATGCAGCATATCCCTGGTGAAGACCCTGAGATCATCTATACAAGGGAGTGGAACGTTGACACATCCATTGAGATGGATGAAGACTCACTCCATCTAAACGTCTGGACACCCGCTAAAAAGGCTGATGAAAAACTGCCTGTATTTGTCTGGTATTTCGGAGGAGGATTACAGGAGGGTAATACCGCTGAGATGGAGTTTGACGGCGAGCGCATTGCAAGGCGCGGGATCGTGGTAGTCACAATCAATTACAGGCTGAATGCATTTGGATTTCTCTGTCACCCGGAGATTACTGCAGAAAACCCTGATGCCCCTGCCAACTTCGGCTTCCTTGATCAGCAGTGCGGGACACGCTGGGTAAAGCGCAATATAGCAGCCTTTGGCGGAGACCCTGACAACATCACAATAGGGGGGCAATCAGCAGGAGGCGGCAGTGTAATGGCACAGGTCACCTCACCCACAAATAAAGGGCTGTTCCAGAAGGCCATTGTAGACAGCGGACTTGCTATGACAGCCTACCCTGGAAACCTCTTTCATAAGGAAAAAAATCTTATCGAGGCTGAACAGGCCGGGGTTGAATTCTTTAAATTTATAGGCGTATCCACCCTTCAAGAGGCACGCAAACTGGATACAGTATCCTTAAGGGACAAAATGGTGGAATACAAGAGCTTCTGGGGGCCTGTAATCGATGATAAATTTTATGTGGGCGATGCAAATGAGCGTTTTATGGCTAACAGATGCGAGCTTGTCCCCATGATGTTCGGCCACACTGCCACAGAATTTCCTGACAGACCACTTGTCAAAACTGTCGATGAATTTGTGGCCTTTGCCAGAGAGGCCTATGGATCGGATGCGGACGAATTCCTTAATCTCTGTAAATCCGATACAGGCAGTATCTCCGAGATGCTCTACAGGGCCACTGTTAGCCACCTGGAATATTCCATCAGGCTTATCGGAAAGGCAAAAAAACGAACAGGTGATAAAACTCCCATATATTACTGGGTCTTTAACGCAGGGATACCAGGCTGGGATAACCCGGGGGCATTTCATTCTGTTGATCTCTGGTTCTTTTTTGAGACCCTTGCCAAGTGCTGGAGACCCTTTGTGGGTATGCATTATGACCTGGCGCGCAAAATGTGTAATTACTGGGCGAACTTTATACGCACCGGCGACCCGAATGGAAAGGATGCGGACGGATCAGACATGCCTTTTTGGAAACCGTTCACCGAAGAAGATCCAAACAGGATCTGTTTCTATGATGAGGTTTGTGTGGATAACAGAGGGCCGGATGAGCTGATGAAATTTCTGATGCGGCAATATCTAAAAAAACATAAACAGTGTTAG
- a CDS encoding alpha-N-arabinofuranosidase, whose amino-acid sequence MNRTILLLFILINISFSIYARNAVIKIDVDRKIGDIDPKIYGVFMEPIHFNPEEFGGEILFPENTLYGTLYDPNSPLSNEDGFKTNFIEAGRELKITNMRWPGGNYVAGYNWQDGIGPKDKRPVRKELAWGTLDTNQVGTDEWVKLNKALGTENVVCINLGTGTLDDARYWVEYTNSEAGTYYADLRARYGSEKPFNIKYWCLGNEVDGSPWIMGYKNAEDYTKIAREAAKVMRYTDKSIRFIINGSSYYEPTGIWIDWNRTVLTELRDFADFISIHRYWEQDKDYYSYMGKWARDIEEKINITAAQIREVRTRYKIEKPIYISFDEWAPHGSGLLPTLATAQFFNSFIRHADVVKMANYTMFTSMLGYDPEKGFYKTQFFHVFKLFSNNCLGESVDVFLESETFDVDEMNKDIPYLDVTAVYSNDQDALFINVVNRHREKAITADILSTAGTFRGKAHISEINRKDMESRYRYEEQEQYYPVSGEIKADGNKMAYTFPAHSFTQIKVKTSK is encoded by the coding sequence ATGAATAGAACAATCTTACTGCTTTTTATTTTGATTAACATCTCTTTTTCCATTTATGCCAGAAATGCGGTTATCAAAATAGATGTGGATCGAAAGATCGGTGATATTGACCCTAAAATATATGGCGTATTTATGGAGCCGATCCATTTTAACCCGGAGGAATTCGGTGGAGAGATACTGTTCCCTGAAAATACCCTCTATGGCACACTCTATGATCCAAACTCCCCCCTTTCCAATGAGGATGGTTTTAAAACCAATTTCATAGAGGCAGGCAGGGAGCTTAAGATCACCAACATGCGCTGGCCCGGGGGTAATTATGTTGCGGGTTACAACTGGCAGGATGGTATCGGGCCAAAGGATAAGAGGCCGGTGCGGAAGGAACTTGCATGGGGCACACTGGACACGAACCAGGTGGGAACAGACGAATGGGTTAAATTGAATAAAGCCCTCGGAACAGAAAATGTTGTTTGTATCAACCTTGGGACAGGAACCCTGGATGATGCCAGATACTGGGTGGAGTATACCAATTCCGAGGCTGGTACATATTATGCCGATCTTCGCGCCAGATACGGCAGTGAAAAACCTTTCAATATAAAATACTGGTGCCTGGGTAATGAGGTGGACGGCTCCCCCTGGATAATGGGTTATAAAAATGCTGAGGATTACACCAAGATTGCCAGAGAGGCCGCAAAGGTCATGAGATACACGGATAAATCGATCCGGTTTATCATTAATGGCTCATCCTACTATGAACCAACAGGGATATGGATAGACTGGAACAGGACTGTGCTGACTGAATTAAGGGATTTTGCAGATTTCATATCCATACACAGGTACTGGGAGCAGGATAAGGATTACTACTCCTATATGGGGAAATGGGCAAGGGATATAGAAGAAAAGATCAATATCACAGCAGCACAGATTCGTGAGGTACGAACCAGGTATAAGATAGAAAAACCGATATATATCTCCTTTGATGAATGGGCCCCGCACGGGAGCGGGCTATTGCCCACACTCGCGACAGCCCAGTTCTTCAACTCCTTCATACGCCATGCAGATGTTGTTAAGATGGCAAACTATACCATGTTTACAAGTATGCTGGGTTATGACCCTGAAAAAGGATTTTACAAGACACAGTTTTTTCATGTCTTTAAACTCTTCTCCAATAATTGCCTTGGTGAATCGGTTGATGTCTTTTTGGAGAGTGAAACATTTGATGTTGACGAAATGAATAAAGATATCCCCTATCTTGATGTAACAGCGGTCTATTCAAATGATCAGGATGCCTTATTTATAAATGTTGTAAACAGGCACAGGGAGAAGGCAATTACTGCTGATATCTTAAGCACCGCTGGCACATTCAGGGGAAAGGCACATATAAGCGAAATCAACAGGAAGGACATGGAGTCACGCTACAGGTATGAGGAGCAGGAGCAGTATTATCCGGTTTCAGGAGAGATAAAAGCTGATGGGAATAAAATGGCATATACCTTTCCGGCCCATTCGTTTACGCAGATAAAGGTGAAAACCAGTAAGTAA
- a CDS encoding alpha-N-arabinofuranosidase, whose product MKNIFISLLVISLFVVPLAKAETVNIKIDLKNQGEAINPFIYGQFIEHLGRCIYGGIWAEMLEDRKFYFPITSDYAPYVSLTATSYPVVGSSPWEIIGDPSLVTMDKKEPFVGDHTPRIKKRAAIEQHDLAVVSGKKYVGYIWLKSDNSKNTRVSVSLMIDGKAIPARIISPGNSYTKTEFEFVAEKDNDKASLKIEVLEGEAFIGTVSLMPGDNIKGMRRDTINLLKELNAPLYRWPGGNFTSGYEWRDGIGERDRRPPRKNPAWTGVEHNDFGTDEFIIFCSEINTEPMIAANTGFGDAHSTAEWVDYCNSDVHTTGGRYRIENGHEKPFNVKYWCVGNEMFGDWQLGFMQLKHYTIKHNMVASAMWKADPDLVLVGVGSFDTINAAFDPDSKQRNRTWSRGMLEESAEYMNMLSEHFYVGRVPWNQDERKPVLEHVPMVKNSIRERVEAHKVLQASIEGLKDRFVPIALDEWNYWHRDYVYGELGCIYDLQDALGIAMGLHEFYRQSEYIHAANYAQTVNVIGAIKTTKTKAEFDSTGLVLKLYRNQFGSIPLRFTGEIKGLDVMAALNETGDILTVSAVNPTDKEIVIKMDGLKLPAKAVQYVITGEKDSSYNAPGKKRGVDIHSRGKVSIDKGLKAAPLSASLWEINIVK is encoded by the coding sequence ATGAAAAATATATTTATCAGCCTTTTAGTTATAAGTCTTTTTGTAGTTCCTTTAGCAAAGGCCGAAACCGTTAACATAAAAATTGACCTTAAAAATCAGGGTGAGGCGATCAACCCCTTTATCTATGGTCAGTTCATAGAGCACCTTGGCCGCTGCATCTATGGCGGCATATGGGCAGAGATGCTTGAAGACAGGAAATTCTATTTCCCGATCACGTCTGATTATGCGCCCTATGTAAGCCTTACAGCTACAAGTTACCCTGTAGTAGGCTCATCCCCATGGGAGATTATCGGTGATCCTTCTCTGGTTACAATGGATAAAAAAGAGCCTTTTGTCGGCGATCATACACCGCGTATAAAGAAGAGAGCTGCAATAGAGCAGCATGACCTTGCGGTTGTCTCAGGCAAAAAGTATGTCGGCTATATCTGGCTTAAATCGGATAACAGTAAAAACACGCGTGTCAGCGTTTCGCTCATGATTGATGGTAAAGCCATCCCTGCCAGAATTATATCCCCCGGTAACAGTTATACGAAAACAGAATTTGAATTTGTTGCAGAAAAAGATAATGACAAGGCATCCCTTAAAATAGAGGTGCTTGAGGGTGAGGCATTTATAGGGACAGTTTCTCTCATGCCCGGAGATAATATAAAAGGGATGCGCAGGGATACAATTAACCTCCTTAAAGAGCTGAATGCGCCCCTTTACCGATGGCCAGGCGGAAATTTTACTAGCGGTTATGAGTGGCGTGACGGCATTGGGGAGAGGGACCGCAGACCACCGCGCAAGAACCCTGCATGGACCGGTGTAGAACATAACGACTTTGGAACAGATGAATTTATTATTTTTTGCAGTGAGATCAATACAGAGCCTATGATCGCCGCAAACACCGGTTTTGGTGATGCCCATTCTACTGCTGAATGGGTAGACTACTGCAATTCAGATGTTCATACCACCGGCGGCAGATACCGCATTGAAAACGGCCATGAAAAACCCTTCAATGTAAAATACTGGTGTGTGGGAAATGAGATGTTTGGAGACTGGCAGCTCGGTTTTATGCAGCTAAAGCATTACACTATCAAACACAATATGGTTGCCAGTGCCATGTGGAAAGCCGATCCTGACCTTGTTCTGGTTGGAGTGGGGAGCTTTGACACCATTAACGCGGCATTTGACCCTGATTCAAAGCAGAGGAACCGGACATGGTCAAGGGGTATGCTTGAGGAGAGCGCTGAATATATGAACATGCTCTCTGAACATTTTTATGTGGGCCGTGTGCCGTGGAATCAGGATGAACGCAAACCTGTTCTTGAGCATGTCCCCATGGTAAAAAATTCCATTCGTGAACGGGTGGAGGCACACAAGGTCTTACAGGCATCTATCGAAGGCCTTAAAGACCGTTTTGTACCCATTGCCCTTGATGAATGGAATTACTGGCACCGTGACTATGTATATGGCGAGCTGGGGTGCATATATGACCTGCAGGATGCCCTTGGCATTGCAATGGGTCTGCATGAGTTTTATCGCCAGAGCGAATATATCCATGCGGCAAATTATGCGCAGACCGTTAATGTAATAGGGGCCATCAAGACCACCAAAACAAAGGCGGAGTTTGATTCTACCGGGCTTGTACTCAAGCTTTACCGCAACCAATTCGGTTCAATACCATTAAGGTTTACCGGAGAGATTAAAGGGCTCGATGTGATGGCAGCCCTGAATGAAACCGGGGATATACTCACAGTAAGCGCTGTAAACCCCACCGACAAAGAGATTGTTATAAAGATGGATGGGCTGAAACTCCCTGCAAAGGCAGTACAGTATGTTATAACCGGTGAGAAGGATTCCTCATATAATGCACCTGGTAAAAAGCGGGGTGTGGATATCCATAGCAGGGGCAAGGTGTCTATTGATAAAGGACTTAAGGCCGCCCCTTTAAGCGCAAGCCTGTGGGAGATTAATATTGTAAAATAA